A segment of the Methylomonas paludis genome:
AAAACGGCCGGATTGGCGGTTACTACCTTTGATAGCGCCCAGGCATTTCTAAGTGCATATCGTCCGGATCAGCCGGGCTGCCTGGTGTTGGATATCAACATGCCGGGCATGAAAGGCACAGATTTACAAGAAGAACTGATCCACCGTCAGTGGCTGTTGCCTATTATTTTCTTGACCGGTTGCGGCGATATTCCTACCACCGTTCATGCCATACAGGCCGGGGCCGTGGATTTTTTAACCAAACCGGTAGATGCCAAGCAGTTGCTGGCGCGTATCCAGGCCAGTATTGTCCAGGATGTACTGCGTCATGAACGCCAAGGGCATGGTGCCGAGCGGGATTTAAGCAAGCTGACGGCCCGTGAACTGGAAATTGCCCGGCTGTTAAGCAAAGGCACTTCCAACAAAGAAGTTGCCCGGATTCTGGACATCAGTCCACGTACTGTGGAAAATCATAGAGCCAGAGTCATGGATAAAACCGGCGCAGCAAACCTGATTGAGCTGGCACATTTAATAGAAAATCTGCCGCCTGAGCGCAATTAACCCGCTAAGCCGCAAACCCTAGGGCGTAATAGGCGAGCGGTATTGTGCCGGATACTCCTGGTAGTCGACCAATCTTATTTTGACGGATATGGCGTAGGATGCGCTGAACGCAGTGATGCGCATCAATCGCGCACCATGCGCCTGCAGAGTCGGCACAGCCTCTGGGGTTGCCGTCAAACCAATGTTGGTCAACCACTGGCAATTACCCTTGCCAAGCGCAAAATAAGTATTTATACTCAGTGCTAATACGGATTGTTAATTTTAATTATTGTGATTAAAGTTAAACACAGATCAAGCCTTTTTATAAGGAATACTGGATGTAATCGCCGGATTTATAGCTGATATCAAGCTGCAATAAATATTTTTTTTAAGCTGTAAAGGATATTTGGAGATGATGATGCTATCAATAACCTCGACTAGAATCCGGCTGAGTATTTTAAAAGCATTGATCCGGCTGGGGCGTTTGTTCAAACTGACCCCGCTGCAGACTTACAGGTTTGCCAAGTATTTTAATCTGGTAAAAAATTCCGATATATATTTGTAAATGTTTGAATAGCTGCAGACGCTTCTACTCTGCCGGCTTTATGAATATAGTTAAACACGCACTCATGTGCGTTTTTTTTTGCCCAAAAACTTCGTTGTTAACCCCACTCCTGCTTATCCCTATGTCATCTGAGTAGTATTACTCAGGGCTGGTGCGGATAGTAAATTTTGATAATTAATGTATTATTTTTAATAATCAATAAAAACAGTTTTATATCAAGTAAAAAACTCGGCCTAAGCTTATGGCTGTTTGAATTAAAACTCAAACAAACCAGGCTGGCCGGGTATATTTCCATATATTGAAAAAACGCACTCCGGTGCGTTTTTTTTGCCGTAAAACCCGTGTAGTTAATCCCGTCTGTTTATCCCTATATACCCTGAGTAGTATTACTCAGGGTTTGAGCGGATAGTAAATATTGAGAATTTCTATATTATCTAGCCATACCTTAAAAACAAGCTTAAACAAAACCAGATTTAAAAAGTTTTTAAGGTACAAAAGCTGAAATGAACCAATCGCTGTATTTTTACTAACAAGAAAACATAAATAATAATAAATGTTTAGTATTAGGAGAGTGTCATGTTCTCACATAACCCACATAAAATCCGTCCCGCCTTACTAGGCACTATTGTCACCATGAGTGCAATAATGGGACTAGTCCCGCTGACAGCAATAGCCTGTTCAACCTATTATGTCGCCACCAACGGCAATGACGGCAATGTCGGCTCTTTGACCAAACCTTGGCAACATATCGCCACTGGCGGTTACCGCATCAAAGCCTGCGACACCTTATATGTACGCGGCGGTGTTTATAACGAAGATCTGGTCATCTTAAATCAACCTGAATCCGTGTTCAGGCTCGCATAATAACGCATAAGCCAATGATAAATAAGGTATAATATAGACTTTCTGTGTTCACCCAATTTGATTATGGCACGTTTTAAGCTAAAAGAATCCAAGAAGGAACTGACTTCCTATGCCGGGCTGTCGTTAATCGGCCAATG
Coding sequences within it:
- a CDS encoding response regulator transcription factor, which codes for MDLLPCVYVVDDDPAVLDSLSLLIKTAGLAVTTFDSAQAFLSAYRPDQPGCLVLDINMPGMKGTDLQEELIHRQWLLPIIFLTGCGDIPTTVHAIQAGAVDFLTKPVDAKQLLARIQASIVQDVLRHERQGHGAERDLSKLTARELEIARLLSKGTSNKEVARILDISPRTVENHRARVMDKTGAANLIELAHLIENLPPERN